The window CTTACAAGCTTATTTATAGATTCAGATAAGATAGTTGTAGAGAATAACTTTTTCTACAATGTAAGTCGATGGGGAGGCAATAGGTTATTATGCAATGCTGAACATATCGATACCTTGATTATGCAGAATAACATCTGTTTGTATTTCGGTGAAACGGCTATGATAGAGAACGTATCAAGAGGCAGCAAGTTTGCTTATAATATTGTCAATAGCCATAGACCGGGATTATCATTGGCAAAATACTCTAACGATTCCACCGATTATATTGATATTTATGGCAATGTATTTATGAATATTGAAAATGGAACGGCAATAGATATATATCCATATTCTCCATATTATGAGTATGCCTCGATAAGATACAACTGTTTCTGGAATAACGGTATTGATATTTATTCCGAATCCCCAGCTCAATATGATTCCATCGGTAATATATTTGTTGAGCCTATGTTTATCAGCAGCAATGATTACCATTTACAGGCATTCTCACCCTGCATAAACGCCGGTGATCCTGAGATACTTGATTTAGACAGCACCCGCTCTGATATCGGAATTTATGGCGGTCCCCTTGGCGAGGTTTATGAATATCAAGACCTGCCTCCGGGAATACCCGACAGTCTTTATGGTTCTATTGCAAATGATACTATTACTGTTCAATGGCTTTACAATACCGAGGCTGATTTCAACTATTATTTATTATATAGAGATACCGTTTCCGGTTTTGAACCATCGGTATTTAATTTAATAGCTGAACCGGAGACATCGTTATACATAGATACTGATTTTGAACACACTAATAATTACTATTACAGGATATCGGCAATTGACAACCAGGATAACGTATCTGATTATTCAGAGGAATTAGCTGTGATTTTGACCGATATCAGGGATTTATTCGGTTCTGATGTTCCTCGTTTGACTTCAATCATCGGCAATTATCCTAATCCGTTTAATTCGCAGACTATTATAAGATACAACATCGGCAATATCGGTCCGATGCCGGTTGATGTTAAGATAGAGATATATGATTTACTTGGGCGTGTTGTAAGAATTTTAACAGAGAATAATAGGTATCCCGGCGAGCAGGAGGTAGTCTGGGATGGCAGAGACAATCAGGGAGGCGAACTATCCAGCGGAGTATATTTTGTAAAGATTAAACAATGGGAGGGACTTATCGAAAGCAGACCGAGAAAGATCGTTTTACTGAAGTGATGTTACACTCTGGCTGTCAAGCGCTGGCTTGGCAGCCTCGCCTCAGACGGACTCTTGTGCCGCAGGGTCGGATTATTTCAAACCATTACACGCCGCATTGCCGGCAACATAACCGCTGGAAAAAGCAAACTGCATATTGTAGCCGCCCCAAGGTCCTAAAACATCCATCACACCGCCGGCAAAATACAACGACTTGATAACTTTCGATTGGCAAGTATGAGGGTCGATTTCATCCGTTGACACGCCGCCAAGAACTCCGCGGCTGTAATTAAATGGCTTGGGCGCTTTAATAGTCATTCGGAAACTCTTAACAGCCTGAACCATTGCTTTGCGTTCAAGATTGCTGATATGTATTACGGATTTATCAGGCTTAATGCCGGATTCGGCAAAAATCGCCTTGATGATTCCATCACTAAAATGCCCGTTTAAACACTGCTTGATATTTATAGTACGCTTTGCCATTAACTGCTTTATCAGCCATGTTTCAAGACTTTCTCTTGTCTGTTCGGGCATAAAATCCAGCCTGATTTCGACAGTATGCTTGGGGAGAAGCTCGATAATTTCGGCAGAATGATTTAATATAAATGAGCCGGAAATTGAATCTGCCTTAAATTTGATTTCACCTTTTTCCGAATGAGTCTGCCTGCCATCAATATAGATGCTAATTACCACATCATCGAAAGTCAAACCTTTAAGAATCTTGTTGTGCTTTTCATGAGTGATTAAATCGGTAAGCGCTGGTTTAATTGTATTAATCTTATGGCCGAGTTTTTCAGCGATGATATAACCATCATTTGTTGAGCCAAGCTTGGGGGCAGAAATCGACCCGGCGGCAAGGATTACCGCCGATGCCGGAACTCTCGTACTGTTTACGGCCACACCAACAACTTTTTTCCTATAGGTATATATATCACTGACACGAGATGACTTTTTATATAGCACGCCTCTCTTTTCGGCTTCCGCAAGAAGCGATTTAATCAAACCATCACCAGGTATGCCGTTGGCTTTAAAATGTCCGAACTGGTCTGCTTCCAAATGCAGCTTCATTTTTTTACCAAGCTTGATAAGATCCGTATAGCCGAACGCCTTAAATATGGGAGCAACAAACTTTGATTTATCATCAAATCCGGAGGCTAACTTGGTGGGCGGCAGCTTTTCGGAAAAATATAGTTCCTCTGATGGAACCGCTGCAATCTTCTTTCCCGGCCAAGGATTTTTATTATATAGTATTACCTGCCGCGCGTTTTTCGAGGCGGTGATTGCCGCAAGCAATCCCGACGGTCCTCCGCCAATTACAATTATTGGCGATAAATTTACACTCTTACTATTCCTTACAGGCATTCCTTTATCTCCAGGAACACCCCCCCGATATTCTTCGATAACATAAATAAACTGTATTTTCATAATATTATTATTACTGAAAATGTCAAGCTGTTTTAAAATATTTTTTTTATAAGAAAAGAAAAAGTGTCCGGTTTGCTCGCCCCCGGGTGGATGTCTTGGCTGGCTCGCAATAACTAAAAACTTCTTGCCAGCATTATGTCTTCAATTTCCTGATTACATCAATAAGCTCCGATGATGAGCGCCCTTTTATATATTTGATCACTGCGACCTCTCCCCCGTTGGCTGTTACTTCCTTAGCGCCGACAATATCCTCCGGCTTGTAGTCGCCGCCCTTGACTAGAATATCGGGGAGAAGTTTTGTAATCAGGGCTTTCGGAGTTAATGAACCGAATGGGACAACATAATCGACCATATCGAGATGCGAGATTATATAGGCGCGGTCATTGAAGCTGACAATCGGCCGACCCTGCCCTTTGAGCATAGCTACGGATTTATCGGTATTAAGCCCGATAATCAGGATATCGCCAAGCTTTTTCGCTTTGGCTAAATATTCGATATGCCCGCGATGGAGTAAATCGAAACAGCCGTTTGTGAACACGACAGTTTGCCTCTTGCGTTGGCAGGCTTTTCTGATTTTTAGCAGTTCGGATTGTGAGACTATTTTTTTCATGATGGTTTTCTTATATTTCTAATATCCTGTCATTCAATTTTTACAAAATTCTCATCTTTCATTAAAAAGGAGCAAACGAGTCCGCCTTTGGTGGATGCCGCCCACGTTACGGTATTTTGATGATTAGATATATTTTGC is drawn from Candidatus Zixiibacteriota bacterium and contains these coding sequences:
- a CDS encoding T9SS type A sorting domain-containing protein, coding for MTFIGSGWDSTLIWTDQPTWLFMRARNTSLRDICFEHLATQSAVILAFTLFGPPTDLYVNHCKFKGTCHSCAILGDANATEIIENCVFDSLSAYDKSFHGPLGVFRNNICAPTSHVLTSLFIDSDKIVVENNFFYNVSRWGGNRLLCNAEHIDTLIMQNNICLYFGETAMIENVSRGSKFAYNIVNSHRPGLSLAKYSNDSTDYIDIYGNVFMNIENGTAIDIYPYSPYYEYASIRYNCFWNNGIDIYSESPAQYDSIGNIFVEPMFISSNDYHLQAFSPCINAGDPEILDLDSTRSDIGIYGGPLGEVYEYQDLPPGIPDSLYGSIANDTITVQWLYNTEADFNYYLLYRDTVSGFEPSVFNLIAEPETSLYIDTDFEHTNNYYYRISAIDNQDNVSDYSEELAVILTDIRDLFGSDVPRLTSIIGNYPNPFNSQTIIRYNIGNIGPMPVDVKIEIYDLLGRVVRILTENNRYPGEQEVVWDGRDNQGGELSSGVYFVKIKQWEGLIESRPRKIVLLK
- a CDS encoding aminoacetone oxidase family FAD-binding enzyme, which produces MKIQFIYVIEEYRGGVPGDKGMPVRNSKSVNLSPIIVIGGGPSGLLAAITASKNARQVILYNKNPWPGKKIAAVPSEELYFSEKLPPTKLASGFDDKSKFVAPIFKAFGYTDLIKLGKKMKLHLEADQFGHFKANGIPGDGLIKSLLAEAEKRGVLYKKSSRVSDIYTYRKKVVGVAVNSTRVPASAVILAAGSISAPKLGSTNDGYIIAEKLGHKINTIKPALTDLITHEKHNKILKGLTFDDVVISIYIDGRQTHSEKGEIKFKADSISGSFILNHSAEIIELLPKHTVEIRLDFMPEQTRESLETWLIKQLMAKRTINIKQCLNGHFSDGIIKAIFAESGIKPDKSVIHISNLERKAMVQAVKSFRMTIKAPKPFNYSRGVLGGVSTDEIDPHTCQSKVIKSLYFAGGVMDVLGPWGGYNMQFAFSSGYVAGNAACNGLK
- the rfaE2 gene encoding D-glycero-beta-D-manno-heptose 1-phosphate adenylyltransferase, which translates into the protein MKKIVSQSELLKIRKACQRKRQTVVFTNGCFDLLHRGHIEYLAKAKKLGDILIIGLNTDKSVAMLKGQGRPIVSFNDRAYIISHLDMVDYVVPFGSLTPKALITKLLPDILVKGGDYKPEDIVGAKEVTANGGEVAVIKYIKGRSSSELIDVIRKLKT